The following is a genomic window from Desulfobacterales bacterium.
CGTTAATGCCTTCTCGGTGATTTTCGCATCGTGCCTCTTATTAAATGTTGAACTTAGTAGGTTAGTTGTTCCTATTTTATTCGCCGCAGGCGATTGGGTATTTTCAGTTTCTTCCCGCCGTCGCTTAAAAGCTATGGCGCGGTAAACCCGGAAACTGAAAATAAAAATCCTGCTTATCCTGTTGATCCTGTCCAAAAAAATCACCCCCTCCATGTACGCTGACAACCAATCACTGCCATACAGCTCAAATTTCTGACACCTGATACCTGAAACCCGAGTCTTTCGTAACGCGCAGCATGCAACGCGGAACCTTTGAACCCTGCCTGTCCTCCGTAGTTTCAACGAAGGAGGAAACCCAGAACCCTGGTTCCTATAGCCTGAAGTGGTATTGTTTTCAATTGCTATTTTAGAGCTGGAGTTGGCCAAGAAAGTCCACAATGGCCTTGTTAACAGCTTGTGGTTGTTCAAGAGGAGCAATGTGGCCAGCACCCGATATACGGCTGCGCGTCGTATGTGGGATCGCCGTTTCGAGAAAGTCAGCATATTTAGGCGGTGTGAGTTTATCCTCATCGGCCGATACGACCAGCACCGGGACACAGATATCCTTCAGCCGGTCCATAACATTGAACCGGTTGCAGGCCTGAAAATCACCGCTAACCACAGCGGGTCGGCAGCCTTTCAGTTCATTCTGAAATTTTTGGATCACGTCGTGGTCCGATTGTTCGGACGCGGCATGCTGTGGTATCATATCCACAAAACCAGCAAAATCATTTTCGATGGCCTCAAATATGGCCGGTAAAACCTTCAGCTTAGCTCCGGTGCCGATCAGAATACCGGCCACGAAACGATCCGGATGATCCAGCAAGAGCTGCTGAACAATGGCACCTCCCAGGCTTACCCCG
Proteins encoded in this region:
- a CDS encoding alpha/beta fold hydrolase: MEQRELGGFGCITGKWPLDKDQSTLVFIHGSGCSAQFWQMQVAGLAEKVNTVALDLPGHGSSRGAGKDTIEDYAAAVTEFLDALDAPSPIPCGVSLGGAIVQQLLLDHPDRFVAGILIGTGAKLKVLPAIFEAIENDFAGFVDMIPQHAASEQSDHDVIQKFQNELKGCRPAVVSGDFQACNRFNVMDRLKDICVPVLVVSADEDKLTPPKYADFLETAIPHTTRSRISGAGHIAPLEQPQAVNKAIVDFLGQLQL